A stretch of the Deinococcus depolymerans genome encodes the following:
- a CDS encoding class I SAM-dependent methyltransferase gives MAGGHPASASARLEARDALLSRLCGQSWPEGVLLDALDLSPALDVLDVGTGDGRLLRELAQRGHAGRVVGVDPTPGPGVQPASSEALPFPGASFDVVLFARVLAHLPDPARALAEARRVLRPGGQVWAAAHGPAHLRVTWATLGQSLAPGDTLPEPASTLTCPLTVTGDDARFLLGTYGKEAEVSPHLFPVQDAAQLLVWRP, from the coding sequence ATGGCTGGGGGGCACCCGGCGTCTGCCTCTGCCCGTCTGGAGGCGCGGGACGCTCTGCTCTCGCGCCTGTGTGGGCAATCCTGGCCGGAGGGGGTACTGCTGGACGCGCTGGACCTCTCCCCTGCCCTGGACGTGCTGGATGTGGGCACGGGGGACGGTCGGCTGCTGCGGGAGCTGGCGCAGCGGGGGCACGCGGGCCGGGTGGTGGGGGTCGATCCCACGCCGGGGCCGGGCGTGCAGCCCGCGTCGTCGGAGGCGCTCCCGTTCCCGGGCGCGAGTTTCGACGTGGTGCTGTTCGCGCGCGTCCTGGCGCACCTGCCCGATCCGGCGCGGGCGCTGGCGGAGGCGCGGCGCGTCCTGCGGCCCGGCGGGCAGGTGTGGGCGGCCGCGCACGGTCCGGCGCACCTGCGGGTCACCTGGGCGACGCTGGGGCAGTCCCTCGCACCGGGGGACACGTTGCCGGAACCCGCGTCGACCCTCACCTGCCCGCTCACGGTGACCGGTGACGATGCCCGGTTCCTGCTGGGCACGTACGGGAAAGAGGCGGAGGTTTCCCCCCACCTCTTCCCCGTTCAGGA